One part of the Quercus lobata isolate SW786 chromosome 7, ValleyOak3.0 Primary Assembly, whole genome shotgun sequence genome encodes these proteins:
- the LOC115951341 gene encoding putative F-box protein At4g17780, with translation MSDNEKRWGYLPDEILTHIFHCLPIKSIIVCTSVSKTWKSLIKNPTFISTHLHHSHKNLLLFRHPTKPFEMFGIIPTGDREVCTLHNDDDDDDFTEKQQQHTRLDFPFHGPDLESRCSVFRVVGTCDGLLCLSDDLFTYTDIFYLWNPCVRKILRLPYPNVTFSTHGGFDASLGFGFDPKTNDYKVVRVVTLVDTLDLRKDRPKVEVYSLSTDKWRMVKPSLVPRCVLDGRAPQAFVNGALHWRVFTGLMMAHFIILFWCLIWGMRSSAKCCCQNFQLIPVKECGFTLLFPHMGTPLPSFTRTIIVTVSIYG, from the coding sequence ATGTCAGATAATGAGAAGAGATGGGGATATTTACCTGATGAGATTCTTACCCATATTTTCCATTGCCTACCTATCAAATCCATCATTGTCTGTACCTCTGTCTCAAAAACATGGAAATCCCTAATAAAAAACCCAACTTTCATTTCAACCCATCTCCACCATTCCCACAAAAACCTCCTTCTCTTCAGGCATCCCACAAAACCATTTGAAATGTTTGGTATTATACCCACAGGTGACAGAGAAGTGTGTACATtgcacaatgatgatgatgatgatgatttcactgaaaaacaacaacaacacacaAGGTTAGATTTCCCTTTCCACGGTCCAGACCTTGAGTCCCGTTGCTCAGTATTCCGTGTGGTCGGTACTTGTGACGGTTTGCTCTGCCTTTCCGATGATTTATTCACATACACTGACATATTTTATCTGTGGAACCCTTGTGTTAGAAAGATTCTCCGACTTCCTTATCCTAATGTCACCTTTTCCACACATGGTGGGTTCGACGCTTCTCTTGGTTTTGGATTTGATCCCAAAACTAATGACTATAAAGTGGTCAGGGTTGTCACCTTAGTGGATACACTTGACCTTCGAAAGGATCGACCCAAGGTTGAGGTTTATTCACTCTCCACTGATAAATGGAGAATGGTTAAGCCTAGCCTGGTTCCCAGATGTGTTCTTGATGGTCGTGCACCACAGGCATTTGTCAATGGGGCTCTTCATTGGCGTGTTTTCACCGGGCTGATGATGGCTCATTTCATcattttgttttggtgtttgatttgGGGGATGAGGTCTTCCGCAAAATGCTGCTGCCAGAACTTCCAGCTTATACCCGTGAAAGAATGCGGCTTTACTCTCCTATTTCCACATATGGGAACTCCGTTGCCTTCTTTCACCAGGACTATAATAGTCACTGTCTCGATATATGGGTGA
- the LOC115953161 gene encoding receptor-like protein 7: MGCLGWKNQLFCLLVILSLLFHFSSSFSSSLSSISPCSALLHFNHSLSLDLSASPSYYTSRIQMCDNSYPKTASWKEDKDCCSWDGVVCHQTTRHVIGLDLSCSWLRGPIHSNSTLFFLPHLRALNLAGNCFNESLISPEFGKFKTLTHLNLSYSCFSGKIPNEISHLSSLISLDLSLNNGLLIETPVWKSVIHNLTQLRELLLDQSDMSSIRPNSLMNLSSSFTTLSLNYCKLQGKLENSILCLPSIQTLDLGFNINLDMGSLPKSNWSSYLQFLDLSSVSFSEKLPDSIGNLKSLKYLDISNCNFTGSILTSLGNLTKLTYLTLSSNNFSGLLPLSVFNLPNLSSLYLDNNQLIGPLPNHVSGLLNLKDLYLSSNFLNGTLPSWLSNLPSLVSLSLNGNQFIGEIGEFKSNSLKHLDLSYNKLYGSIPRSISRFVNLTYLSLSSNNWSNMLELEMFSKLKNLVFLDFSNNLVSINNNVTYTLPKLSSLNLSSCNISEFPIFLRIATTLQFLDLSNNRIYGQVPKWLEDMGRDSLYFLDLHDNLLQGPFPTLSFLSLEYLSVSNNKLTGEIPSLICNTSSLYVLDLSHNNLSGVVPKCLVHSNVLSVLDLRMNSLHGTIPATFSKGNHFRNINLNGNQLEGPLPRSLANCRNLEVLDLGSNKINGTFPYWLEGLLYLRVLVIRSNKFQGRIGNPKTKSPFPNLRILDISNNEFNGPLPIKYFKFLKAMTNVDEGKVALKYMGDGYYQDSLNVMMKGLYIELVRIQTVFTTIDFSNNSFRGEIPKIIGRLKSLKGLNFSHNNLTGYIPPSFGNLSNLEWLDLSFNKLIGEIPKQLVDLPWLEVLKLSHNQLTGHIPFGKQFNTFDNDSYTDNQGLCGFPLSKTCNSLEAKKPPPLTLQQEDYLGPENGFSWQAISMGYGCGVIFGMLMGYLMFKIGKPKWIVRMVNLE; encoded by the exons ATGGGGTGTTTAGGTTGGAAGAATCAATTGTTCTGTCTTCTAGTTATACTCTCCTTgctctttcatttttcatcgtctttttcttcttccttgtcaTCAATCTCACCATGCTCTGCTCTACTCCATTTCaatcactctctttctcttgattTATCCGCTTCTCCTTCTTATTATACATCTAGAATTCAGATGTGTGATAATTCATATCCAAAGACAGCCTCTTGGAAGGAGGATAAGGACTGCTGTAGTTGGGATGGCGTCGTTTGTCACCAAACCACTCGCCATGTTATTGGCCTCGACCTTAGCTGCAGCTGGCTTAGAGGCCCCATTCATTCCAACAGTACCCTCTTCTTTCTTCCCCATCTCAGGGCCTTGAATCTCGCTGGCAATTGCTTCAATGAATCCCTAATTTCGCCTGAGTTTGGCAAGTTTAAGACTTTGACTCATCTTAACCTTTCTTATTCCTGTTTTTCTGGCAAAATCCCGAACGAAATCTCTCATTTGTCTTCGCTGATTTCACTTGATCTTTCACTCAACAATGGGCTTTTAATTGAAACACCAGTATGGAAAAGTGTCATTCATAACCTTACTCAGTTAAGGGAACTTCTTCTGGATCAGTCAGATATGTCCTCGATTAGACCTAATTCTTTGATGAATCTATCCTCCTCTTTCACAACTCTTAGTCTCAATTACTGTAAGTTGCAGGGAAAACTTGAAAATAGCATCCTCTGCCTTCCCAGTATACAAACCCTTGATCTTGGGTTTAATATTAATCTCGATATGGGTTCTCTTCCAAAGTCTAATTGGAGCAGTTATCTGCAGTTCTTAGATCTCTCTTCTGTAAGCTTTTCAGAAAAATTACCTGATTCTATTGGCAATCTGAAGTCCTTGAAGTATTTGGATATCTCTAATTGCAATTTTACTGGATCAATTTTAACATCACTTGGAAACCTTACAAAACTTACTTATTTGACTTTGTCATCTAATAACTTTAGCG GTTTGCTGCCATTGTCGGTATTTAACTTGCCCAATCTCTCAAGTTTATACCTTGACAACAATCAACTTATTGGGCCCCTTCCTAATCACGTAAGTGGACTTTTGAATCTAAAAGATCTCTACTTAAGTTCAAATTTCCTAAATGGGACACTACCATCTTGGTTGTCCAATTTGCCCTCTTTGGTGTCGTTAAGTCTTAATGGTAATCAATTCATTGGTGAGATTGGTGAATTCAAGTCCAATTCGTTGAAGCATCTTGATTTGAGTTATAATAAGCTATATGGCTCCATACCTAGGTCAATATCTAGATTTGTTAACCTTACTTATCTATCTCTCTCATCAAATAACTGGAGTAATATGTTGGAGTTAGAAATGTTTTCAAAGCTCAAAAACCTCGtgtttcttgatttttcaaATAACTTAGTTAGCATCAACAATAACGTCACCTATACCCTGCCTAAACTTAGCAGTTTGAACTTGTCTTCTTGCAACATTAGTGAGTTCCCAATATTCTTAAGAATAGCAACAACATTACAATTCTTAGACCTTTCCAATAATAGAATTTATGGTCAAGTTCCAAAATGGTTGGAGGATATGGGGAGGgattcattatattttcttgatcttcatgaCAACTTGCTTCAAGGACCATTTCCCACTCTAAGTTTTCTTAGTTTGGAATATTTGTCTGTCTCCAATAACAAATTAACTGGAGAAATCCCTTCTTTAATTTGCAATACAAGTTCCCTTTATGTTCTGGACTTGTCTCATAACAACTTAAGTGGCGTGGTTCCTAAGTGTTTGGTACACTCTAATGTCCTCTCAGTGTTGGATTTGCGAATGAATAGCCTTCATGGTACCATCCCTGCAACATTTTCCAAGGGAAATCATTTTAGGAATATTAACCTTAATGGCAATCAATTGGAAGGGCCATTGCCAAGATCTTTGGCAAATTGTAGGAACTTGGAAGTTCTAGATCTTGGAAGTAATAAGATAAATGGAACCTTCCCTTATTGGTTGGAAGGTCTTTTATATTTGCGGGTTCTTGTCATAAGATCAAACAAATTTCAAGGTCGTATAGGCAATCCTAAGACCAAATCTCCTTTCCCAAATTTGCGAATCCTAGACATCTCTAACAATGAGTTTAATGGTCCTTTgccaataaaatatttcaaatttttgaaagcCATGACAAATGTGGATGAAGGAAAAGTTGCATTGAAATATATGGGAGATGGGTATTATCAGGATTCTTTGAATGTGATGATGAAAGGGTTATATATTGAGTTGGTGAGAATCCAAACTGTTTTCACAACcattgatttttcaaacaatagtTTCAGAGGAGAGATACCAAAGATAATTGGGAGACTAAAATCACTCAAGGGGCTCAACTTTTCTCACAATAACCTTACGGGTTATATTCCACCATCATTTGGAAATTTGAGCAATCTTGAATGGTTAGATCTCTCTTTCAACAAGCTTATCGGGGAGATTCCTAAGCAATTGGTAGATCTACCGTGGCTTGAAGTTTTAAAGTTGTCACATAACCAACTCACAGGACACATACCTTTCGGAAAGCAATTCAATACATTTGATAATGATTCGTATACTGATAACCAGGGATTATGTGGATTTCCGTTGTCAAAAACGTGCAATAGCCTTGAGGCAAAGAAACCACCACCATTGACCTTACAACAAGAAGACTATTTAGGGCCTGAAAATGGGTTTAGTTGGCAAGCTATATCGATGGGTTATGGATGTGGAGTGATATTTGGAATGTTGATGGGATATCTTATGTTTAAAATTGGAAAACCAAAGTGGATTGTGAGGATGGTCAACTTAGAGTAA